The following are from one region of the Cloacibacterium sp. TD35 genome:
- the lpdA gene encoding dihydrolipoyl dehydrogenase, whose protein sequence is MSQFDVTVIGSGPGGYVAALRCAQLGFKTALIEKYSSLGGTCLNVGCIPSKALLDSSEHFENAKHNFANHGIIINEPQADLARMVARKNEVVDQTTKGINFLMDKNKVTVFEGLGSFESATQVKVTKIDGSSEVLETKYAIVATGSKPSTLPFITLDKERIITSTEALNLKEIPKHLVVIGGGVIGLELGSVYLRLGSQVTVVEYMDKIIPTMDGALSKELQKVLKKQGMKFMLSTGVQSVERNGDSVKITAKDKKGEEVTVEGDYVLVSVGRKPFTEGLGLEKAGVELDERGRVKVNDHLQTNVANIYAIGDVVKGAMLAHKAEEEGVFVAETLAGQKPHINYNLIPGVVYTWPEVAGVGKTEEQLKEEGAAYKVGSFPMRALGRSRASGDIDGLIKILAEEKTDEVLGVHMIGARAADLIAEAVTAMEFRASAEDISRMSHAHPTYAEAIKEAALDATGKRAIHM, encoded by the coding sequence ATGTCACAATTTGATGTTACTGTAATTGGTTCTGGACCTGGTGGTTACGTAGCTGCATTAAGATGCGCACAATTAGGTTTCAAAACTGCTCTTATCGAGAAATATTCTAGTCTAGGTGGAACTTGCTTAAATGTAGGTTGTATTCCGTCAAAAGCGCTTTTAGACAGCTCAGAACATTTCGAAAATGCAAAGCATAATTTTGCAAATCACGGAATTATTATCAACGAACCTCAAGCTGACTTGGCAAGAATGGTGGCTCGTAAAAACGAAGTAGTAGACCAAACTACCAAAGGAATTAATTTCCTGATGGACAAGAATAAAGTAACTGTTTTTGAAGGTTTGGGTAGTTTCGAATCTGCTACTCAAGTAAAAGTAACGAAAATTGATGGTTCTTCTGAAGTTTTAGAAACCAAATATGCAATTGTTGCTACAGGTTCTAAACCATCTACTTTGCCTTTCATTACCCTAGATAAAGAAAGAATTATCACTTCTACTGAAGCGTTGAATTTAAAAGAAATTCCAAAACATTTGGTAGTAATCGGTGGTGGTGTAATTGGTCTAGAATTAGGTTCTGTTTATTTGAGATTAGGTTCTCAGGTAACCGTTGTAGAATATATGGACAAAATTATCCCTACAATGGATGGTGCTTTGTCTAAAGAATTACAAAAAGTTCTTAAAAAACAAGGCATGAAATTCATGCTTTCGACTGGAGTTCAATCTGTAGAAAGAAATGGAGATTCTGTAAAAATAACTGCTAAAGACAAAAAAGGAGAAGAAGTAACCGTAGAAGGAGATTACGTTTTGGTTTCTGTAGGTAGAAAACCATTCACTGAAGGTCTTGGTCTAGAAAAAGCAGGAGTTGAATTAGACGAAAGAGGAAGAGTAAAAGTAAACGATCACTTACAAACCAATGTTGCAAATATTTATGCAATTGGAGACGTAGTAAAAGGAGCTATGTTGGCTCACAAAGCTGAAGAAGAAGGCGTTTTCGTAGCTGAAACTTTAGCAGGTCAAAAACCTCATATCAATTATAACTTAATTCCAGGTGTAGTTTACACTTGGCCAGAAGTAGCAGGAGTTGGTAAAACAGAAGAGCAATTAAAAGAAGAAGGAGCAGCTTATAAAGTAGGTTCTTTTCCAATGAGAGCACTTGGAAGAAGCCGTGCTTCTGGAGATATTGACGGATTAATTAAAATTTTGGCTGAAGAAAAAACAGACGAAGTTTTAGGTGTTCACATGATCGGTGCAAGAGCTGCAGATTTAATTGCAGAAGCCGTAACTGCTATGGAATTCCGTGCGAGTGCAGAAGATATTTCTAGAATGTCTCATGCGCATCCTACTTATGCAGAAGCGATTAAAGAAGCTGCATTAGACGCTACAGGAAAACGTGCGATTCACATGTAA
- a CDS encoding VOC family protein, with amino-acid sequence MITKPIFPCLWYDGKAREAADFYCQIFPNSKVLSDNGMVVKFELNGREFMGLNGGPNFKFDEAVSFCIECETQEEIDYYWENLLKNGGKENVCGWLSDQFGMCWQVYPKVLMELMNDTEKAPKAVEAFQKMVKFDIQALLDAVK; translated from the coding sequence ATGATTACAAAACCTATATTTCCATGTCTTTGGTACGATGGAAAAGCCAGAGAAGCTGCAGATTTTTATTGCCAAATTTTCCCTAATTCTAAAGTCCTTTCGGATAATGGAATGGTCGTAAAATTTGAACTGAACGGAAGAGAATTCATGGGATTAAATGGCGGGCCAAATTTCAAATTTGATGAAGCCGTTTCTTTTTGTATAGAATGCGAAACACAAGAAGAAATAGATTACTACTGGGAAAATCTGCTAAAAAACGGTGGTAAAGAAAATGTTTGCGGTTGGCTTTCAGACCAATTCGGAATGTGTTGGCAAGTCTATCCTAAAGTTTTGATGGAATTGATGAATGACACCGAAAAAGCACCAAAAGCAGTTGAAGCATTTCAGAAAATGGTAAAATTTGATATACAAGCTTTACTTGATGCTGTGAAATAA